The Caloenas nicobarica isolate bCalNic1 chromosome Z, bCalNic1.hap1, whole genome shotgun sequence genome has a segment encoding these proteins:
- the LOC136002081 gene encoding polycomb group RING finger protein 2-like has translation MATELDNRCPICLDSWEEASYVMPCLHQFCYPCILRWAESKPECPLCKRRILSVLHSVRADDDYAEHVITPSVPPSVLVRQADGAPSHPDTPDLPHPGAPQPQAVEEVLRATVGGLQPEEWALLFRHHPSLLDVLLRWLQPRLRNILRNNWMEAAMAEDTVMTILTSYGVDEELLVSMLENFLQDSTTTFVQRFIRVAVQRCSREARRLLSQQEGLPNLPVPPPPLRYGTEELPGTSSAAVAGGSGSCPSAPIASPAEQEQPQEEAGEAVPRPSTSSRGRERSHGRPRRPPKRRAGSSEASPANKRPARPR, from the coding sequence ATGGCCACAGAGCTGGACAACCGCTGTCCCatctgcctggacagctgggaggaggcCAGCTACGTGATGCCGTGCCTCCACCAGTTCTGTTACCCGTGCATCCTGCGGTGGGCTGAGAGCAAGCCCGAGTGTCCTCTCTGCAAGAGGAGGATCCTCTCCGTCTTGCACTCAGTGCGGGCAGACGATGACTACGCGGAACACGTCATCACACCATCCGTGCCACCATCAGTCCTCGTCCGCCAGGCGGACGGTGCTCCCAGCCACCCAGACACCCCTGACCTCCCTCACCCTGGAGCACCCCAACCACAGGCTGTAGAAGAGGTGCTCAGGGCTACTGTGGGCGGCCTCCAGCCTGAGGAATGGGCGCTGCTTTTCCGACACCATCCAAGCCTCCTTGACGTCCTGCTGCGCTGGCTGCAACCAAGGCTGAGGAACATCTTGAGGAACAACTGGATGGAGGCGGCCATGGCAGAGGACACTGTCATGACCATCCTGACCAGCTATGGGGTGGACGAAGAGCTGCTGGTCAGCATGCTGGAGAACTTCCTCCAGGACAGCACGACGACATTCGTGCAACGGTTCATCCGTGTCGCCGTGCAACGGTGCAGCAGGGAGGCCCGCCGTCTGCTGAGCCAGCAGGAGGGTCTCCCCAACCTGCCTGTGCCCCCTCCACCTCTGAGATACGGCACGGAGGAGCTCCCCGGCACCTcgtctgctgctgttgctgggggTTCCGGcagctgcccctctgctcccatTGCCAGCCCTGCGGAGCAAGAAcagccccaggaggaggcaggggaggCTGTGCCCAGGCCCTCCACTTCCAGCCGGGGCAGGGAACGCTCCCATGGGAGGCCACGGAGACCTCCAAAGaggagggctggcagctccGAGGCCTCTCCAGCCAACAAGAGGCCAGCACGGCCTCGGTGA